In Desulfomonile tiedjei DSM 6799, a genomic segment contains:
- a CDS encoding DUF2231 domain-containing protein, with protein MDRQFDREGLAKNDGRENRPAFVAVNGTVYDVSASKRWAGGNHMKRHQAGTDLSMDIISAPHGLDVLDRFQSIGVYTPTLQAPSSPLKARVEDLLDTYPFFRRHPHPAVVHVPVGFLTIAPFLVVLSIVFGSARTEWAAYCCVLVATVSIPPSIATGYFTWWINYDLHDSPIIASKRRLAWVTLILAVLAGVTRGMAVQEPVNFTSVPVLIYLLLVSILAVLAARIGFLGGKLVFPYDSH; from the coding sequence GTGGATAGACAGTTTGACCGAGAGGGGCTTGCCAAGAACGATGGCCGTGAAAACAGACCCGCTTTTGTCGCAGTCAACGGCACGGTGTATGATGTGTCCGCAAGCAAGCGGTGGGCTGGTGGAAATCATATGAAACGCCATCAGGCGGGAACCGATCTAAGTATGGATATAATCTCCGCTCCCCATGGGTTGGATGTGCTGGACCGATTTCAATCAATAGGTGTTTACACGCCCACTTTGCAAGCACCATCTTCCCCGCTGAAAGCGCGGGTGGAAGATCTTCTTGACACGTACCCTTTTTTCAGAAGACATCCTCATCCTGCCGTCGTCCACGTCCCTGTCGGGTTTCTTACAATAGCCCCTTTTCTGGTTGTGCTGAGTATCGTTTTCGGTTCTGCAAGAACCGAATGGGCTGCATATTGTTGTGTCCTGGTGGCCACAGTATCGATTCCACCTTCAATTGCGACCGGGTATTTCACCTGGTGGATAAATTACGATCTCCATGATTCACCGATTATTGCTTCAAAACGCCGCCTGGCTTGGGTTACACTCATACTGGCCGTCCTCGCAGGTGTGACGAGAGGTATGGCGGTGCAGGAACCTGTAAATTTTACCTCAGTTCCAGTGCTGATTTACCTTCTGCTCGTCTCGATCCTGGCTGTTCTGGCCGCGAGGATAGGATTTCTCGGCGGCAAACTTGTCTTTCCCTATGATTCTCACTGA
- a CDS encoding UbiA family prenyltransferase, whose protein sequence is MNQTNAEASSILNRFWSADWRLFFALSRTPHAVLDMCTPALAAVLWLGGFPPISVTLVGLITAFSGYTAVYALNDLVDCKIDRQRLGLTENSPETVRVDEILMRHPVAQGALSFETGLAWFALWSLIALAGAWWLNPFCVILFVLAASMEVIYCKMLRISHLKIIPSTIVKATGGLAGLYAVEPHPDPAFVALLVIWLGAWEIGGQNIANDIVDMQADQKVSARTTLTILGMKESVFILLAGISVAASAGILMYWFSGPGLNFFYPFGAAVLSWKLLLQPARQVYLNPGPETAASLFNRASYMPLGFLVIALISLLPF, encoded by the coding sequence ATGAATCAAACAAATGCGGAAGCCTCCAGCATACTGAACAGATTCTGGTCAGCCGACTGGAGACTGTTCTTTGCGCTATCGCGTACGCCCCATGCGGTCTTGGACATGTGTACCCCGGCATTGGCCGCGGTGTTGTGGCTCGGTGGGTTTCCTCCGATTTCTGTGACCCTCGTAGGGTTGATTACCGCTTTTTCCGGGTACACTGCAGTATACGCACTCAATGACCTGGTAGACTGCAAAATAGATCGGCAACGATTGGGTCTCACGGAGAATTCCCCTGAGACAGTCCGTGTGGATGAAATTCTCATGCGACATCCGGTTGCCCAGGGAGCACTCTCCTTCGAGACCGGTTTGGCCTGGTTTGCTTTGTGGTCTCTCATAGCATTGGCAGGCGCATGGTGGCTAAATCCGTTTTGCGTCATCCTTTTCGTCCTCGCAGCAAGCATGGAAGTTATCTACTGCAAGATGCTTCGGATCAGTCATCTCAAGATAATTCCCTCCACCATCGTGAAAGCTACAGGTGGTCTCGCTGGATTGTATGCAGTAGAACCTCACCCTGATCCGGCCTTTGTTGCGCTGTTGGTGATATGGCTTGGGGCCTGGGAAATCGGTGGACAGAATATTGCTAACGATATCGTAGACATGCAAGCGGATCAAAAGGTCTCGGCTCGAACAACATTGACGATCCTCGGCATGAAGGAATCCGTTTTCATCCTCCTGGCGGGTATTTCGGTTGCTGCATCTGCAGGAATCCTCATGTACTGGTTTTCAGGTCCGGGCCTGAATTTCTTCTACCCATTCGGAGCCGCGGTGCTTTCATGGAAACTCCTGTTGCAGCCCGCTCGACAGGTTTACCTTAATCCCGGTCCGGAAACTGCTGCTTCCCTTTTTAACAGGGCAAGTTATATGCCGCTTGGCTTTCTCGTGATCGCTCTGATCTCTCTTTTACCTTTCTAG